In Prunus dulcis chromosome 1, ALMONDv2, whole genome shotgun sequence, the following are encoded in one genomic region:
- the LOC117637266 gene encoding F-box protein At3g07870-like, which translates to MKRNKRPPTNRNRPPNQEDDDDEEEHDQKPYLLHLPEHIIMEIFCKIPTKTLIQCKRVCKSWRSCLSDPQFTKELFSRTPACLLVTGVRSRWGHFLVDLDRAGWQNDVALKLFSIRSLRTLCMTIVGSCNGFLCHYEAHFDLSRHLHISNPVTGEFLSLPTPPNPDTRDRYGFGFSPISEVYKLVRVLSPNGKPDQPDQVMVLTVGSGIWRNIGHPAYSFDGVTPHGIYINGFLHWIGHSSSDCSRLVCAFDVESEQFQELPLPPCIYDLDGTYFKLGVLKGWLSVILNLNDDIIVWVMKDYGMKESWTKEHEFKNPVGFFGISVLNFTEEGQVLGLHRNRLQAYALVTKGLVRVEVDQLPSVVSEAWDLVPSFVSLKDIARGLQLEGLQGVHRV; encoded by the exons ATGAAGAGAAATAAACGACCGCCAACCAACAGAAACAGACCCCCAAATCAAGAAGACGACGACGATGAAGAAGAGCATGATCAGAAACCCTACCTTCTGCATTTGCCAGAGCACATAATAATGGAGATCTTCTGCAAAATCCCAACAAAAACCCTCATCCAATGCAAGCGAGTGTGCAAGTCTTGGCGTTCTTGCCTCTCAGACCCTCAATTCACCAAAGAACTATTTTCGCGAACACCCGCTTGCCTCTTGGTCACTGGCGTCCGCTCGCGCTGGGGCCACTTCTTGGTCGACCTCGACAGGGCCGGGTGGCAAAACGACGTCGCCTTGAAGCTTTTCAGTATAAGAAGTCTCCGAACTCTTTGTATGACCATTGTAGGCTCGTGCAATGGCTTCCTCTGTCACTACGAAGCCCATTTTGACTTGAGCCGTCATCTTCACATCTCCAATCCAGTTACTGGTGAGTTTTTATCTCTCCCAACACCTCCAAATCCTGATACACGTGACCGTTATGGTTTTGGGTTCAGCCCCATCAGTGAGGTCTACAAGCTAGTTCGGGTTTTGTCTCCAAACGGAAAGCCTGACCAACCTGACCAAGTAATGGTTTTGACTGTTGGCTCTGGCATTTGGAGAAACATTGGGCATCCTGCCTACTCTTTCGATGGTGTAACTCCTCATGGGATTTATATCAATGGGTTTCTTCATTGGATTGGTCACAGTAGTAGTGACTGTTCCCGTTTGGTATGTGCCTTTGATGTCGAAAGTGAGCAGTTCCAAGAGTTACCACTGCCCCCTTGTATTTATGATCTGGATGGAACTTATTTTAAGCTCGGAGTATTGAAAGGTTGGCTCTCTGTAATTCTTAACTTGAATGATGATATCATTGTTTGGGTGATGAAGGATTATGGAATGAAGGAGTCTTGGACTAAAGAGCACGAGTTTAAAAATCCAGTTGGTTTTTTTGGCATTTCAGTATTGAATTTTACTGAGGAAGGGCAAGTCTTGGGGTTACATCGTAATCGATTGCAGGCTTATGCTCTGGTAACAAAGGGCCTTGTGAGGGTTGAGGTTGATCAATTACCTTCAGTGGTTTCAGAGGCATGGGACCTTGTTCCGAGCTTTGTTTCGCTTAAGGATATCGCCAGAGGGTTACAGCTTGAAG GACTTCAGGGTGTGCATCGTGTATGA
- the LOC117614627 gene encoding uncharacterized protein LOC117614627 produces the protein MDRAAGSVAHPPYFDGHNYGAWKAKMKSFLWSLDERVWYTVVHGFSDPTKKIGKGDEETTVLKSREEWTTAEATHSTNNQKGLNAIFTAVSSDQFEYISSCDTSKEAWDILQVTHEGTDTVKGAKLQMHTLQFETIMMDENETFSEFYAKLCIIVNACSSLGEKIPEDRVVKKILRSLPQRFSPKITAIEEIRDLNTMKVRELIGSLQTYEMKHLAPKKNKSVALKVVDKEDGEHQSEEFNGEEFAYLSRQFKKFFKYQNSRSHDSRNHSGINSKVKHGDYTDGNVKSRRFTEKKTTKERVKCYECEGYGHISSECANTQKKQNGKAKALNVTWSDSDSESESEENTIALITTVSLDKAQQNNGNDEEPNIGYVLEKYDDLLAASQKLNQHNKELAKKVAVLELENSRIARTLQSSAAEPESIGEEKIDKMISMGRSNGDKRGLGFDSINKSSAVSVTKFVKPSLSTEISTEGVSGMVTFGDGRKSKILGKGRIMAIGTPNLDNVLLVENLQANLINVSQLCDEMGEVNVRVSVKGANWGSKPKTLTKLQTQSLLLKLWN, from the exons ATGGATCGTGCCGCTGGTTCTGTTGCACACCCACCATACTTCGATGGCCACAACTATGGTGCTTGGAAGGCTAAAATGAAGTCGTTTCTTTGGTCCTTAGATGAACGTGTATGGTATACAGTGGTTCATGGCTTTTCTGATCCCACAAAGAAGATCGGAAAAGGAGATGAAGAAACCACAGTTCTCAAATCTAGAGAGGAGTGGACCACTGCAGAAGCCACACACAGTACAAATAATCAAAAGGGGTTAAATGCTATATTTACTGCTGTCTCTTCCgatcaatttgaatatatatctAGTTGTGATACTTCTAAGGAAGCTTGGGATATTTTGCAGGTCACTCATGAAGGAACAGATACTGTTAAGGGAGCCAAGCTTCAAATGCACACTCTACAGTTTGAGACAATCATGATGGATGAGAATGAAAccttttctgaattttatgcCAAACTTTGCATTATTGTGAATGCATGTTCAAGTTTAGgtgaaaaaattccagaaGATAGGGTGGTGAAAAAGATTTTACGGTCCTTGCCTCAACGTTTTTCACCAAAGATCACAGCCATTGAAGAGATTCGTGACCTGAATACTATGAAAGTTCGTGAACTCATAGGGTCGCTTCAAACCTATGAGATGAAGCATCTAGCTCCTAAGAAGAATAAAAGCGTTGCTCTTAAAGTAGTTGATAAAGAAGATGGTGAACACCAATCTGAAGAATTCAATGGGGAGGAATTTGCTTATCTTTCACGACAATTCAAGAAGTTTTTCAAATATCAAAATTCCAGAAGTCATGATTCAAGAAATCACTCAGGTATAAATTCAAAAGTTAAGCATGGTGATTATACTGATGGTAATGTAAAATCTCGCAGGTTCACTGAGAAGAAGACTACTAAAGAGAGAGTCAAGTGCTATGAATGCGAAGGATATGGACATATATCCTCTGAATGTGCCAACAcacaaaagaagcaaaacgGCAAAGCCAAAGCACTGAATGTAACCTGGAGTGACAGTGATTCAGAAtcagaaagtgaagaaaatacCATTGCATTAATCACCACTGTCAGTTTGGATAAGGCACAGCAAAACAATGGGAATGATGAAGAACCAAATATTGGTTATGTGCTGGAAAAGTATGACGATCTTCTAGCTGCTTCTCAGAAACTTAATCAACACAACAAAGAGCTTGCCAAAAAGGTTGCTGTGCTGGAGCTCGAAAACAGTAGGATTGCCAGGACATTACAATCCTCTGCTGCTGAACCCGAATCAATTGGTGAAG AAAAGATTGACAAAATGATTAGCATGGGTCGAAGCAATGGAGACAAACGTGGCTTGGGTTTTGATTCAATAAACAAGTCTTCCGCTGTATCCGTCACAAAGTTTGTCAAACCATCACTTTCTACTG aaatttctACAGAAGGCGTGAGTGGAATGGTCACTTTTGGAGATGGAAGAAAATCCAAGATTTTGGGCAAAGGAAGAATTATGGCAATTGGTACACCTAACTTGGACAATGTTTTATTAGTTGAAAATCTTCAAGCAAATCTCATCAACGTAAGTCAACTTTGTGATGAAATGGGTGAG GTAAACGTGAGGGTGTCTGTGAAGGGTGCCAACTGGGGAAGCAAACCAAAAACCCTCACAAAGCTACAAACTCAATCTCTACTTCTAAAACTTTGGAACTGA
- the LOC117637280 gene encoding beta-glucosidase 18-like: MRHCHGLELPRFSAKEKQLLRGSIDFIGVNHYSTLYVKDCIHSPCPSGGDRPIMGFLNTTGYRDGVPIGEPTGLADFFVVPRGMEKIIDYVKQRYNNMPMFVTENGCTLQTQENELEDRDRINFHRSYLASLARAIRSGADVRGYFVWSLMDNFEWLNGYTKRFGLYYVDRETLERTPKLSAGWFASFLS, from the exons ATGCGCCATTGCCATGGCTTGGAGTTACCAAGGTTTTCCGCCAAAGAGAAACAGCTTTTGAGAGGAAGCATAGATTTTATCGGTGTCAACCACTATTCAACTCTATATGTCAAGGACTGTATTCACTCTCCTTGCCCCTCTGGGGGTGACCGTCCCATCATGGGATTTCTAAACACAACTGGGTATCGAGATGGGGTTCCAATTGGAGAACCG ACTGGACTGGCTGATTTCTTTGTTGTTCCAAGAGGCATGGAGAAGATCATTGACTATGTTAAGCAAAGATACAATAACATGCCCATGTTTGTGACTGAAAATG GATGCACTTTACAAACACAAGAGAATGAACTAGAAGACAGGGATCGGATCAACTTTCACAGATCTTACCTTGCCTCTTTAGCCAGAGCAATAAg AAGTGGTGCTGATGTACGTGGATACTTCGTTTGGTCCCTGATGGATAATTTTGAATGGCTCAATGGATACACCAAAAGATTTGGCTTATATTATGTTGATCGGGAAACACTTGAGCGAACTCCAAAGCTTTCTGCAGGATGGTTTGCTAGTTTCCTCAGTTGA
- the LOC117614606 gene encoding F-box protein At3g07870-like, with protein MKRNKRPPTNRNRPPNQEDDDDEEEHDQKPYLLHLPEHIIMEIFCKIPTKTLIQCKRVCKSWRSCLSDPQFTKELFSRTPACLLVTGVRSRWGHFLVDLDRAGWQNDVALKLFSIRSLRTLCMTIVGSCNGFLCHYEAHFDLSRHLHISNPVTGEFLSLPTPPNPDTRDRYGFGFSPISEVYKLVRVLSPNGKPDQPDQVMVLTVGSGIWRNIGHPAYSFDGVTPHGIYINGFLHWIGHSSSDCSRLVCAFDVESEQFQELPLPPCIYDLDGTYFKLGVLKGWLSVILNLNDDIIVWVMKDYGMKESWTKEHEFKNPVGFFGFSVLNFTEEGQVLGLHRNRLQAYALVTKGLVRVEVDQLPSVVSEAWDLVPSFVSLKDIARGLQLEGLQGVHRV; from the exons ATGAAGAGAAATAAACGACCGCCAACCAACAGAAACAGACCCCCAAATCAAGAAGACGACGACGATGAAGAAGAGCATGATCAGAAACCCTACCTTCTGCATTTGCCAGAGCACATAATAATGGAGATCTTCTGCAAAATCCCAACAAAAACCCTCATCCAATGCAAGCGAGTGTGCAAGTCTTGGCGTTCTTGCCTCTCAGACCCTCAATTCACCAAAGAACTATTTTCGCGAACACCCGCTTGCCTCTTGGTCACTGGCGTCCGCTCGCGCTGGGGCCACTTCTTGGTCGACCTCGACAGGGCCGGGTGGCAAAACGACGTCGCCTTGAAGCTTTTCAGTATAAGAAGTCTCCGAACTCTTTGTATGACCATTGTAGGCTCGTGCAATGGCTTCCTCTGTCACTACGAAGCCCATTTTGACTTGAGCCGTCATCTTCACATCTCCAATCCAGTTACTGGTGAGTTTTTATCTCTCCCAACACCTCCAAATCCTGATACACGTGACCGTTATGGTTTTGGGTTCAGCCCCATCAGTGAGGTCTACAAGCTAGTTCGGGTTTTGTCTCCAAACGGAAAGCCTGACCAACCTGACCAAGTAATGGTTTTGACTGTTGGCTCTGGCATTTGGAGAAACATTGGGCATCCTGCCTACTCTTTTGATGGTGTAACTCCTCATGGGATTTATATCAATGGGTTTCTTCATTGGATTGGTCACAGTAGTAGTGACTGTTCCCGTTTGGTATGTGCCTTTGATGTCGAAAGTGAGCAGTTCCAAGAGTTACCACTGCCCCCTTGTATTTATGATCTGGATGGAACTTATTTTAAGCTCGGAGTATTGAAAGGTTGGCTCTCTGTAATTCTTAACTTGAATGATGATATCATTGTTTGGGTGATGAAGGATTATGGAATGAAGGAGTCTTGGACTAAAGAGCACGAGTTTAAAAATCCAGTTggtttttttggcttttcaGTATTGAATTTTACTGAGGAAGGGCAAGTCTTGGGGTTACATCGTAATCGATTGCAGGCTTATGCTCTGGTAACAAAGGGCCTTGTGAGGGTTGAGGTTGATCAATTACCTTCAGTGGTTTCAGAGGCATGGGACCTTGTTCCAAGCTTTGTTTCGCTTAAGGATATCGCCAGAGGGTTACAGCTTGAAG GACTTCAGGGTGTGCATCGTGTATGA